In Halodesulfovibrio aestuarii DSM 17919 = ATCC 29578, the DNA window CCCTGAGGTGAACCGCTTTGCTGTTTACGTTCCAGCCCCCCAGCCGTGCCCGCTTCCACGCCATCTCCGCTATGCTGGGCGAGACGTTCCAGTAAATACATGTAGGCAATGCGCGAAGGCTTATACATTTTTATTGTATCTACGCTCACAACCTCCTGTAAATACTCGCGCAAGTTTGCATAGACAAGAACAGTCTCCACATCCTCCGCAGTACCGTTGCTGAAGGCAAAGCATTCTGCATCAGTCTGTGCAAATTTAGGCATAGCCTTTTCTGCATCGGAAAACGCTGGGAGTGATAGATTACGAAGAAAAAGGGCTTCTTTTTCTTCAGATGAAAAAGATACATGAAACTCTTCACATGTGTGCTCAAAAGCGTATCTCATGCACTGCGAAAAGGGCTGATACCAACGCATTAATCCCATTCGGAAAGAATATTCCAGCTGCTTACTTCGCCATTGCTTGGCAAAACAGCCAGCTCGCTCGCCCAATCTCCCTTCAAGCAATGTAACCACGCCTGCGGTATCAACCAGCGTCCCATACACATCAAAAACAAGGGTATGCATCTCTACTCCTGTCGAATCAAACTTTTCAGTTCATTCTACTTAATACCACAAGAGATTGCCGTCAGCGACGTTTTTTTAAGTCACTCTTACATTGGCTACCGCCGTAACAACACCTGAACAGCCCGGGCCAGATCTCTAAGCTCAAAGGGTTTAAGCAAGACCTTGCGAACGCCGCTCTCTCCTTCTGTTATTGCGTCGATTGCGTCCGAGTAACCGGAACACAGCACAATAGGAACATCCGGCCGCAATGTATGGATTTGTGCCGCCAGTTTGTCACCAGTTAATTTAGGCATGGTTTGATCTGTAATAACCAGATCGAACGCTTCCGGCTCTTTCTCAAACGCTTTAAGAGCTTCAACAGGATTATTGAATGCCCGAACATCATACCCAAGATCTTCCAACGCATCTGCATAAACATGCACAAGATCAAGTTCATCATCCACAAGCATAATACTGCCGTCACCATC includes these proteins:
- a CDS encoding HAD family hydrolase — protein: MHTLVFDVYGTLVDTAGVVTLLEGRLGERAGCFAKQWRSKQLEYSFRMGLMRWYQPFSQCMRYAFEHTCEEFHVSFSSEEKEALFLRNLSLPAFSDAEKAMPKFAQTDAECFAFSNGTAEDVETVLVYANLREYLQEVVSVDTIKMYKPSRIAYMYLLERLAQHSGDGVEAGTAGGLERKQQSGSPQGTTLKMAGHRCLHYIEAGLDEAERQQPFDAFSVSSPDLNRVWLISSNPFDVIGAKVAGLHAVWVRRSASSVYDPWGIQPTITVANLIELYDALLFQNVIALK